A single region of the Stigmatella aurantiaca genome encodes:
- a CDS encoding phosphoketolase family protein, translated as MSGPLSTQELEKIDAYWRAANYLSVGQIYLKNNPLLERPLTLDDLKPRLLGHFGTTPGLNFIYVHLNRIIRLHQANMMYLIGPGHGAPGIIANTFLEGSYTETYPNIERNADGLKRLFRQFSWPYGVPSHDAPEVPGSISEGGELGYSLLHAYGAAFDNPDLIVACVVGDGEAETGPLAASWHSNKFLNPITDGAVLPILHLNGYKIANPTLLARIDPDELEALFRGYGYNPSFLEGDDPKTMHQQMAAVLDTLYAEIRAIQHKAREQKDASRPRWPMLILKTPKGWTCPRTVDGKPVEGTWRAHQVPLSEVHSNPEHLRLLEAWLRSYRPQELFDANGTFREELADIAPKGRLRMGANIHANGGKLLVPLVLPNFRDYAVPFETPGSVQVSATQVLGGYLRDVMRKNLGTKNFRMFAPDENASNRLQAVYEASGKRWNARYEDVDESLSTEGRVMEVLSEHLCQGWLEGYLLTGRHGFFSCYEAFIHLIDSMFNQHAKWIKSAKELPWRADIASLNYLLSSHVWRQDHNGFSHQDPGFIDHVANKKADTVRIYLPPDANTLLSVTDHCLRTKNYVNLIIAGKQAAPVWLDRESAVRHCAAGIGTWDWASHGEGEPDVVMACAGDVPTLETLAAVTVLREWAPELKVRVVNVVDLFTLEPVEDHPHGLNHEDFNRLFSEDKPVIFAFHGYPAIVHKLTYKRANHGNIHVHGYKEEGTTTTPFDMTVLNGMDRYTLALDAIRQAPAVRHRRDAAEQRYSEVSQRHKLYVSEHGEDMPEVKGWKWTAR; from the coding sequence ATGTCGGGTCCGCTGAGCACGCAGGAGCTGGAGAAGATCGACGCGTACTGGCGCGCCGCCAACTACCTCTCCGTCGGGCAGATCTACCTCAAGAACAACCCGCTCCTGGAGCGCCCCCTCACCCTCGATGACCTCAAGCCCCGCCTGCTGGGCCACTTCGGCACCACGCCCGGGCTCAACTTCATCTACGTCCACCTCAACCGCATCATCCGCCTGCACCAGGCCAACATGATGTATCTGATTGGCCCCGGCCATGGCGCCCCCGGCATCATCGCCAACACCTTCCTCGAAGGCTCCTACACGGAGACCTATCCCAACATCGAGCGCAACGCCGATGGCCTGAAGCGCCTGTTCCGCCAGTTCTCCTGGCCCTATGGCGTCCCCAGCCATGACGCCCCCGAAGTCCCCGGCTCCATCAGCGAGGGTGGCGAGCTCGGCTACTCCCTGCTCCACGCCTACGGCGCCGCCTTCGACAACCCGGACCTCATCGTCGCCTGTGTCGTCGGCGATGGAGAGGCCGAGACGGGCCCCCTCGCCGCGAGCTGGCATTCCAACAAGTTCCTCAACCCCATCACCGATGGTGCCGTGCTGCCCATCCTCCACCTCAACGGCTACAAGATCGCCAACCCCACGCTGCTCGCGCGCATCGACCCCGACGAGCTGGAGGCTCTCTTCCGGGGCTACGGCTACAACCCCTCCTTCCTCGAAGGGGATGACCCGAAGACGATGCACCAGCAGATGGCCGCCGTGCTCGACACGCTCTATGCCGAGATCCGCGCCATCCAGCACAAGGCCCGCGAGCAGAAGGACGCGTCACGCCCGCGCTGGCCCATGCTCATCCTCAAGACGCCCAAGGGGTGGACCTGCCCCCGCACCGTCGATGGCAAGCCCGTGGAGGGCACCTGGCGCGCCCACCAGGTTCCCCTCTCGGAGGTCCACTCGAACCCGGAGCACCTGCGGCTCCTCGAAGCGTGGCTGCGCAGCTACCGGCCCCAGGAGCTCTTCGACGCGAACGGCACCTTCCGCGAAGAGCTGGCGGACATCGCCCCCAAGGGCCGCCTGCGCATGGGCGCCAACATCCACGCCAATGGCGGCAAGCTCCTCGTGCCCCTCGTGCTGCCCAACTTCCGCGACTACGCGGTGCCCTTCGAGACGCCGGGCTCCGTCCAGGTGAGCGCCACCCAGGTGCTCGGCGGCTACCTGCGCGACGTCATGCGCAAGAACCTCGGGACGAAGAACTTCCGCATGTTCGCCCCGGACGAGAACGCCTCCAACCGCCTCCAGGCCGTCTACGAGGCCAGCGGCAAGCGGTGGAATGCCCGCTACGAGGACGTGGACGAGTCGCTCTCCACCGAGGGCCGGGTGATGGAGGTGCTCAGCGAGCACCTCTGCCAGGGCTGGCTCGAGGGCTACCTGCTCACCGGCCGCCACGGCTTCTTCTCCTGCTACGAGGCGTTCATCCACCTCATCGACTCGATGTTCAACCAGCACGCCAAGTGGATCAAATCCGCCAAGGAGCTGCCGTGGCGCGCGGACATCGCCTCGCTGAACTACCTGCTCAGCTCCCACGTCTGGCGCCAGGACCACAACGGCTTCTCCCACCAGGATCCAGGCTTCATCGACCACGTGGCCAACAAGAAGGCCGACACGGTGCGCATCTACCTGCCCCCGGATGCCAACACGCTCCTGTCCGTCACCGACCACTGTCTGCGCACGAAGAACTACGTGAACCTCATCATCGCCGGGAAGCAGGCCGCCCCCGTGTGGCTCGACCGCGAGAGCGCCGTGCGCCACTGCGCGGCCGGCATCGGCACCTGGGACTGGGCGAGCCACGGGGAAGGTGAGCCCGACGTCGTCATGGCCTGCGCCGGGGATGTGCCCACCCTGGAAACCCTGGCCGCGGTGACCGTGCTGCGCGAGTGGGCGCCCGAGCTGAAGGTGCGCGTCGTCAACGTCGTGGACCTGTTCACGCTGGAGCCCGTGGAGGACCACCCCCATGGGCTCAACCACGAGGACTTCAACCGCCTGTTCTCCGAGGACAAGCCCGTCATCTTCGCGTTCCACGGCTACCCGGCCATCGTGCACAAGCTCACCTACAAGCGGGCCAACCACGGGAACATCCACGTCCACGGCTACAAGGAGGAGGGCACCACCACCACGCCCTTCGACATGACCGTGCTCAACGGCATGGACCGCTACACGCTCGCGCTCGATGCCATCCGTCAGGCGCCCGCCGTGCGCCACCGGCGCGATGCGGCCGAGCAGCGCTACTCGGAGGTCAGCCAGCGCCACAAGCTCTACGTCTCCGAGCACGGTGAGGACATGCCCGAGGTCAAAGGCTGGAAGTGGACCGCGCGATGA